The genomic region GGCGGAGCGCCAGGGCCAGGTTGCGGCCGCGAACATGGTGGGCGCCCGCCGGCCTTATCAGTCCGTGCCCTTCTTCTGGACCCAGCAGTTCGGCACCTCAATCCGCTACGTCGGCCGCGGTGCAGGCTGGGACAAGGTCCTCGTCGACGGCGACGTCGAGGGCGGGTCCTTCACGATCCGATACTTCCGCGATGACGTCCATTGCGCGTCGGCTTCGGTCGGCCGCGACAAGGACAATCTGGAAGACGAGCTGACCCTCGAAAATTGCATCAATGCCAGTGCGGGGAGGGTTTAGTGAATCTTACCGAGTTCAACGCTTTCGACATTTCGGACAGCGACATTTTCGAGGAGAGCGCGCCGGCTCCACGGCCGGCGCAGCTCGAGATCGAGCGGGCGGTTCGCATGCTGATCGCGGCAGCGGGGGACGACCCGTCTCGCGAAGGCGTCCGCGACACGCCTTCCCGCGTAGCCAAGGCCTATGCCGAGTGGTTCGCCGGGTATCGGATCGATCCCAAGTCTTTTCTCGGCCGGGTGTTCGAAGAGACCGAAGGCTATGAAGAGACGGTGCTCCTGCGCGACATTCCGCTGGTTTCCACCTGCGAGCACCATATGGCGCCGATCACAGGCAAGGCGCACGTCGCCTACCGGCCCAACGGCCGCGTGGTAGGCATTTCAAAGCTTTCGCGGTTGGTCGATGGCTATGCGCGGCGCCTTCAGCTTCAGGAGCGGCTAACCAACCAGATCGCTCATGCACTCGACGATGTGCTTCAACCCAGGGGGGTCGCGGTCGTGGTGGAAGCGACCCACGGCTGCATGTCCACGCGCGGAGTGAATCAGCACGGCATTTCGATGGTGACGAAATGCTGGATCGGCGAGTTCAAGACCGACGAATCGATCCGCCGCGACCTGTTGGACTCGATTCGCCGCTGCTAGCCTTCAAGCTCAGCCATAAGGCTGGCGTTGCCCCCAGCGGCCGTCGTGTCGACGCAGGTGACGCGCTCGGTGGCGAAGCGCGCGACGTAATGAGGACCGCCAGCCTTGGGGCCGGTGCCGCTGAGGCCCTCGCCGCCAAACGGCTGGCTTTCGACGACCGCGCCGATCTGGTTGCGGTTAACGTAGAGGTTGCCGACGCGAGCATGCTTTTCGACATAGTCGCGGACCGTGTCGATTCTGCTCTGGAGGCCGAGCGTTAGACCGTAGCCGGTCGTGTTGATTGCCTCGACCACTTCATCGAGCTTGTCGCCGGCAAAGCGAATGACGTGCAGGATCGCGCCAAAATTCTCGCGATCCAATTGGCTTAGCGACTTTATCTCATAAAAGGCGGGAGCAACGAAGCAGCCGTTCTTCGCCTCTTTCGGCGGCTCCAGCCGGCAAATTTTCTTCGCATTTTTGTCGAGCCACTTGAGGTGATCATCGAGCACTTTCTTCGCAGCTTGGTCGATGACCGGGCCGACGTCCGTCGCCGGATCGCTCGGGTCGCCCACCTTGAGCGCTTCCATCGCGCCGGCGATCATCTTGATCATGCCGTCGGCGACATCCTCCTGGACGAACAGGACCCGCAAGGCCGAGCACCGCTGGCCCGCGCTCTGGAAGGCGGACGAAATGACGTCGCGCGTGACCTGTTCCGGGAGCGCTGAGCTGTCAACGATCATCGCATTCTGGCCGCCGGTTTCGGCGACGAACGGGATGATGGGCCCGTCGCGCTCGGCCAGCGTCCGATTGATCATCCGCGCGGTCTCGGTCGAACCCGTGAAGACCACGCCCGCAAGCAGCGGGTGGGCGGTCAGCGTACCGCCGACGACCCTGCCGGAACCGGGCGCAAGCTGTACGACATCCTTGGGAACGCCCGCCTGATGCATCAGCTCGACCGCCAGCGCGCCGATCAGCGGCGTTTGCCCGGCAGGCTTGGCGATGACCGCATTGCCCGCGGCCAGCGGCGCGGACATCAGCCCGGTGAAGATGGCGAGCGGGAAATTCCAAGGCGAAATGCTGGCGATGACCCCACGGCCGTGCAGCCGCAACTCATTCTGCTCCCCGGTCGGTCCCGGAAGCGGGAGCGGCCTGGTGAACTGGCGCCGTGCTTCTGACGCGTAGAAGCGGAGGAAATCGACCGCCTCGCGCACTTCAAGCACGGCATCGACCAAGGTCTTCCCGGCTTCCCGAATGCAGAGCGAGAAGAATTCCTCGGCATGCGCCTCGTAGAGGTCGGCCGCGCGCTCGAGAAGCTGCGCACGCGCTTCGCCGCCCAGCGAATCCCAACCCACCTGCGCCGCATGCGCGGCATGAACCATGCGATCGACCTCGGCCGTGGTCGCCTCGAACGTCGTTCCGACGGTGATCCGGTGGTCATGAGGCGATACGATCGCCCTGCCCTCGCCCTTTCCAAGGCCAGGTTTCGCGGTCCAATTGCGCGCTTCGAGCGCTTTGAGGCGCTCGAGCAACGGCTCACGAACGAGCGGATCGCTTAGATCGACCCCGGCGCTATTGCGCCGCTGAGGCGCGAACAGGTCAGGTGGGAGGACGATCTTCGGGTTCCGCTTGGGCTCCAGAGATTCAAGCTCGCCGACCGGATCCCCAACCAGCTGCTCGACCGACACCTGCTCGTCCGCAATGCGGTTGACGAAGCTCGAATTGGCGCCGTTCTCCAGCAGTCGGCGGACGAGATAGGCGAGCAGCTCCTTATGGCTTCCGACGGGCGCGTAGATGCGCACGGGAGTTTGCGCGTCGCCGATGGCCTTCTCGAGCTTGGCCAGCTCTTCGTAAAGCTCCTCGCCCATGCCGTGCAGGCGCTGAAATTCGAACGTCGCGCCCCCCGCGAGCGACTTGATCTGCCCGATGGTGTTGGCGTTGTGCGTGGCGAATGCGGGATAGATGACGTCGCTCGCGCTCAGCAGGGCCTTGGCGCAGGCGAGGTAGGACACGTCAGTGGCGACCTTGCGGGTGAAGACCGGATAATCTGGAAGGCCTGCGACCTGCGCAGCCTTGATCTCCGTGTCCCAATAGGCGCCCTTGACCAGGCGGATCATGAACTTGCGGCCGCGAGCGCGGGCGAGATCCACCGCCCATTCGCACAACGGCAGCGCCCGTTTCTGGTAGGCCTGGACCGCGATCCCGAGGCCGCCCCAGCCGTTGGCGAAAAGCGAATCGTCCGCAGCCAGCGCCTCGAACAGGTCCATCTGGAGCTCGAGCCGATCGGCCTCTTCGGCGTCGATCGTCAAATGCACATCGGCCGCGCTCGCCTTGGCCGCAAGCTCCCGGAGAACAGGGAGGATATAGGCCTTCGCCTCCTCGGCATGGCTCCACTCGTAGCGCGGATGGAGCGCCGACAGCTTCACGGAGATGCCCGGCGAGCGAGCGAAGCCGCCGCTGGCCTGCGCGGCGATCTTGTCGAGCGCGTTGCGGTAGGAATCTGCGTAGCTCTCGGCGTCGGCGACTGTCCGCGCCGCTTCGCCGAGCATGTCGAAGCTGTGGCTTAGCCCCTTCTTCCGCTCGGGCGCACCCCGCTTTAGCGCTTCATCGATCGTCCGGCCGAAGACGAACTGGCGGCCCAGGATTCGCATCGCCTGGTCGACCGCCGTTCGAATGACCGGTTCGCCGAGACGTCCGACCGCCCGGCCGATCGCCGCCCGCCAATTGTCGGAACGGTCGTTCGCATTCTCCAGGACCTTGCCGGTGAGGAGAAGCGAGAAGGTCGCCGCATTGACGAAGGCCGAGCCGGAATCGCCAAGCTTCTCGGCCCAGCGCGGCTTGGACAATTTGTCGGCAATCAGCTCGTCTGCCGTATGGGCATCGGGAATCCTAAGGAGCGCTTCGGCAAGGCACATCAAGGCAATGCCCTCGTCGCTTCCAAGGTCGTAGGTGTGAAGGAAGGCGTCGAGGCCTGCGGGCTTGTGAGCGCGCATTCCCTTCACCAGCGTCCGGGCGATGGAACCCGCTTCCCTGGACTGCTCGGGATTCAACCGCGCCTGCTCGATACGCTCCGACGCGACGGCTTCTTCGCACGGACGATAGGCGAGCCGGACCCGCTGGCGATCGATGCCGACGGCGGGCGCAGCCGCCGCTTCAGCTATCCGAGCTGGCCGTGGCAATGCTTGTACTTCTTGCCCGACCCGCAGGGGCATGGTGCATTGCGGCTGACCGGCGCCGTCGCCGTATCGGTGCCACCCTCCATCGCCGGCAGATCGGGCTGCGGTATCGAAAGCGGCGGCAGATTGGACAGGATCGCTCCGGTGGCTGCGTCAACGTCCGCAGTATCGTCGTCACCCGAGAACGGATCGATGTGCTGGGTAATGAAATCGGGCAGCGGTGGCGGCGGCGCGGATTCAAGCTGGATGTTCGCGCGCATCAGCATCTTGGTGACTTCCTCGCGGATCGACACCAGTAGCCGCTCGAACAGCAGGAAAGCTTCCTGCTTATACTCGTCGATCGGCTTCTTCTGCGCGTAGCTCCGCAGGTGGATCACCTGCCGGAGTGCGTCGAGGGTCGCCAGATGGTCCTTCCAGTGATGGTCGAGTGTCTGGATCAGGATCTGTTTTTCCGCCTCGGCCCAGCGCTCCTGCTCCACGTCCTTTAGCTTCTCGGCCATGTGTTCCTCGGCCAGGTTCTGAAGCCGCTCGATCAGCATGTCCTGCTCTACCGCTTCCTCCTCCAGCCAATCGTCGACTGGTGGCTGGAGTCCGAAGACGACGTCGATGCTCTCCTTCAGCCCCGGGACGTCCCACTGCTCCGGATAGGTGCCCGGCGGGCAATGGGTCGCGATGATCGAAGCCGCGGTCTCCGCGCGCATCTCGACGATGACGTCGCTGACGCTTTCGGAGTCCATGATGTCTGCGCGCTGCTCGTAGATGACCTTGCGCTGATCGTTCATCACGTCGTCGAACTCGACCACCTGCTTGCGGATGTCGTAGTTGCGCGCCTCGACCTTCTTCTGCGCGGTCTCGATCGCCTTGGAGATCCACGGCGAGATGATCGCCTCGCCGTCCTCCAGGTTCTTGTTCATCAGCCGCGCGAACATCGTCTGCGGGCCGAAGATTCGAAGCAGGTCGTCGTCGAGGCTGAGGTAGAATTTCGACAGTCCGGGGTCGCCCTGACGGCCTGAGCGGCCCCGAAGCTGGTTGTCGATACGCCGGCTCTCGTGGCGCTCGGTGCCGAGCACGTAGAGACCGCCGGCTTCGAGCACGCGCTGCTTCTCCTGCACGATTTCGGCGCGGATCTTCTCCGCCTGCGCCTCATATTCGGGCGTTCCGGCGACCAGGTCCGGGAACTCGTCGAGCATCCGGAACTCGAGGTTGCCGCCTAGTTGGATGTCGGTTCCGCGGCCGGCCATGTTGGTCGCGATCGTTACCGCCCCGATGCGGCCGGCCTGGGCGACGATATGCGCTTCCTGCTCGTGGAAGCGGGCATTGAGGACCGAATGCTTGATGCCCTCCTTGTCGAGATATTCGGACAGCATCTCCGATTTTTCGATGGAGACGGTGCCGACGAGCGCCGGCTGGCCCTTCTCCTGCTTCTCCTTCAGCTCCTTGGCGATGGCGGAGAATTTGTCGGTGATGTTCTTGTAGAACTCGTCGTCCTCGTCGACGCGCTTGACGGGCACGTTGGTCGGGATTGCGACGACGTTCATCTTGTAGATGTCGAAGAATTCCGGGGCCTCGGTCATCGCCGTGCCGGTCATTCCCGACAGCTTCGGGTACATCCGGAAATAGTTCTGGAAAGTGATCGACGCGAGTGTCTGGTTCTCCGGCTCGATGAACACGCCTTCCTTGGCTTCCACAGCCTGGTGAAGTCCGTCCGACCAGCGCCGCCCATCCATCATCCGACCGGTGAATTCGTCGATGATGACGACCTTCCCGTCCTTCACGATATAGTCGATGTCCTTCTTGAACATCACGTTGGCCTTGAGCGCCTGGTTGAGGTGATGGACCGTCTGCGTGTTGACGATGTCGTAGAGGTTGCGGCCTTCGATCAGACCCGCCTCCTCGAGCATCCGCTCCGCATTCTCGGTGCCGTCCTCGGTCAGGACAACCGACCTTTGCTTCTCGTCCTTCTCGTAATCCTGCTCGGTGAAGGTCTTCACGATCTTGTCGACCGACACGTAAAGCTCCGACTTGTCGTCGGTCGGGCCGGAGATGATCAGCGGAGTCCGGGCCTCGTCGATCAGGATTGAGTCCACCTCGTCCACGATCGCGAAATTGAACGGCCGCTGCACCATCTGCTCGCGGGTGAACTTCATGTTGTCGCGGAGGTAATCGAAGCCAAATTCGTTGTTCGTGCCGTAGGTGATGTCCGCGGCATAAGCAGCCCGCCGTTCATCGTCCGTCAGGTTGGGGACGATCACGCCCACGCTCATCCCGAGGAAGCGATAGATCTGGCCCATCCAGTCCGCGTCGCGGCGGGCGAGATAGTCATTGACCGTGACGACGTGCACGCCCTTGCCGGTCAGCGCGTTGAGATAGACCGCGAGCGTCGCGACGAGCGTCTTTCCCTCGCCGGTCTTCATCTCGGCGATCTCGCCGCGGTGGAGTGCAATTCCGCCGATCAGCTGGACGTCGTAA from Sphingomonas anseongensis harbors:
- the folE gene encoding GTP cyclohydrolase I FolE — protein: MNLTEFNAFDISDSDIFEESAPAPRPAQLEIERAVRMLIAAAGDDPSREGVRDTPSRVAKAYAEWFAGYRIDPKSFLGRVFEETEGYEETVLLRDIPLVSTCEHHMAPITGKAHVAYRPNGRVVGISKLSRLVDGYARRLQLQERLTNQIAHALDDVLQPRGVAVVVEATHGCMSTRGVNQHGISMVTKCWIGEFKTDESIRRDLLDSIRRC
- the putA gene encoding bifunctional proline dehydrogenase/L-glutamate gamma-semialdehyde dehydrogenase PutA yields the protein MPRPARIAEAAAAPAVGIDRQRVRLAYRPCEEAVASERIEQARLNPEQSREAGSIARTLVKGMRAHKPAGLDAFLHTYDLGSDEGIALMCLAEALLRIPDAHTADELIADKLSKPRWAEKLGDSGSAFVNAATFSLLLTGKVLENANDRSDNWRAAIGRAVGRLGEPVIRTAVDQAMRILGRQFVFGRTIDEALKRGAPERKKGLSHSFDMLGEAARTVADAESYADSYRNALDKIAAQASGGFARSPGISVKLSALHPRYEWSHAEEAKAYILPVLRELAAKASAADVHLTIDAEEADRLELQMDLFEALAADDSLFANGWGGLGIAVQAYQKRALPLCEWAVDLARARGRKFMIRLVKGAYWDTEIKAAQVAGLPDYPVFTRKVATDVSYLACAKALLSASDVIYPAFATHNANTIGQIKSLAGGATFEFQRLHGMGEELYEELAKLEKAIGDAQTPVRIYAPVGSHKELLAYLVRRLLENGANSSFVNRIADEQVSVEQLVGDPVGELESLEPKRNPKIVLPPDLFAPQRRNSAGVDLSDPLVREPLLERLKALEARNWTAKPGLGKGEGRAIVSPHDHRITVGTTFEATTAEVDRMVHAAHAAQVGWDSLGGEARAQLLERAADLYEAHAEEFFSLCIREAGKTLVDAVLEVREAVDFLRFYASEARRQFTRPLPLPGPTGEQNELRLHGRGVIASISPWNFPLAIFTGLMSAPLAAGNAVIAKPAGQTPLIGALAVELMHQAGVPKDVVQLAPGSGRVVGGTLTAHPLLAGVVFTGSTETARMINRTLAERDGPIIPFVAETGGQNAMIVDSSALPEQVTRDVISSAFQSAGQRCSALRVLFVQEDVADGMIKMIAGAMEALKVGDPSDPATDVGPVIDQAAKKVLDDHLKWLDKNAKKICRLEPPKEAKNGCFVAPAFYEIKSLSQLDRENFGAILHVIRFAGDKLDEVVEAINTTGYGLTLGLQSRIDTVRDYVEKHARVGNLYVNRNQIGAVVESQPFGGEGLSGTGPKAGGPHYVARFATERVTCVDTTAAGGNASLMAELEG
- the secA gene encoding preprotein translocase subunit SecA, which encodes MIAALAKRVFGSANDRYVRSLSKYVDAVNAFETTIEALSDDELRGQTEIFRKRLADGAKLDDLLPEAFATVREAAKRTLGQRHYDVQLIGGIALHRGEIAEMKTGEGKTLVATLAVYLNALTGKGVHVVTVNDYLARRDADWMGQIYRFLGMSVGVIVPNLTDDERRAAYAADITYGTNNEFGFDYLRDNMKFTREQMVQRPFNFAIVDEVDSILIDEARTPLIISGPTDDKSELYVSVDKIVKTFTEQDYEKDEKQRSVVLTEDGTENAERMLEEAGLIEGRNLYDIVNTQTVHHLNQALKANVMFKKDIDYIVKDGKVVIIDEFTGRMMDGRRWSDGLHQAVEAKEGVFIEPENQTLASITFQNYFRMYPKLSGMTGTAMTEAPEFFDIYKMNVVAIPTNVPVKRVDEDDEFYKNITDKFSAIAKELKEKQEKGQPALVGTVSIEKSEMLSEYLDKEGIKHSVLNARFHEQEAHIVAQAGRIGAVTIATNMAGRGTDIQLGGNLEFRMLDEFPDLVAGTPEYEAQAEKIRAEIVQEKQRVLEAGGLYVLGTERHESRRIDNQLRGRSGRQGDPGLSKFYLSLDDDLLRIFGPQTMFARLMNKNLEDGEAIISPWISKAIETAQKKVEARNYDIRKQVVEFDDVMNDQRKVIYEQRADIMDSESVSDVIVEMRAETAASIIATHCPPGTYPEQWDVPGLKESIDVVFGLQPPVDDWLEEEAVEQDMLIERLQNLAEEHMAEKLKDVEQERWAEAEKQILIQTLDHHWKDHLATLDALRQVIHLRSYAQKKPIDEYKQEAFLLFERLLVSIREEVTKMLMRANIQLESAPPPPLPDFITQHIDPFSGDDDTADVDAATGAILSNLPPLSIPQPDLPAMEGGTDTATAPVSRNAPCPCGSGKKYKHCHGQLG